The sequence below is a genomic window from Ipomoea triloba cultivar NCNSP0323 chromosome 10, ASM357664v1.
tacaccatcCAGACAACTTGGATGTTACCTATGCTAAAACTTATTTTACCAATTGCAAATTAAAAAACATCAACCAATAGTTTTTAAGTAGTTAAGCACGACAGGATTAAACGTACGTACTCAACATTaaatttctttaataattattatttaaaaagtatccTCTATATAAGAAAGATATTCATTTGTCTTCCATATACAACGGATGGTGTTTGCCACTTGGTGCAGGATAAAGCATTACATGTTTAAGTTCttatattttgagttaattccagcaatggtcctccgactatgttgattttctaaaattagtctccgacttttaatttagacaatttaGGCTCCTTTACTtttaaattctttccaatgttcgtcctttcgtcaaattttcgttaagttgaggtcaaatggaggggtaaaattgtccgttcacctgtttagtgtaacATCACAAAAACACCATTGACATTTCCATGATGGAAGACTGTCGAGTCCAAATACAAATCAATGTATTCCTTGCCACTAGGAAATGATGCCAAGGTGTTTACTAGCCACTTGCAATTTTTCCCCAAAAGCATGAACACATTTTCACCTACAAGTGGGCCAAGTCTAGTAGTAGCAACAACAGATATATTAACACTTGGGTCTTTTATTGGCTTATTTTTTCTTGGTGACCTTATTTTGACATTTTCCTACcaatataaaattgtaattatactactATTTAAAACATATCCAGATATTTAActtaattaataactaatataaAAATGCATACCTCGTCCAACAGAACTAAATGAATAGGTCATTGTGTGTGAGTGCTAACAACATCATCTAAAGTCTTATACTGCAACATTGGCACGAGGAGAAGACAATCCTCTGCATCAATAATCACCTCATCTACCATGACTTTGACATGGTTAGGTAACAGTGGCTCATtattgatatctactattttatacaataattcaccccttattttaattgtatttcccttatcctagtgaaattgggaattgtttgtatgttatattgtccaagtgttgaattatctacaaggaactacaaaggaggaaatttggagcattttggacaagttctggaagaaaagggaattacaaggaagaaaggaaacaagaatacaaatggGAAAAggattggaagttgcctaatgggccaaggcccatatatctcctatatattctatctattctctacaattaaaggaggttcccttacaaaGTTctaaaccctagcttttagtttatatttccctagcatagtttagattagttattcattagattatttaatttcaagattggaatcaaagattgaagattggatttgttatttatcagttaagttctcttattcctttattactttcttgcaatgtttatggttattaattattgctttgttttgtttactcccatcatgcgggagtagttcatttatgggtttggattagggatccattgttaatcttgatgttcaattggtaattaattgcataaagggattgaatcttttacctagggtttatgttgatttgggtatttctttctacttgttattgattgatgaccacaattaattgctagtctgggAGAgtgattcattacaacgaaagttggatggagacctcgagccttaccaatttcaacctaattttcctactatgaaagtagaggtaatattgggggcttacaatgcttaggtgcttaaggttatgattgatgcattacgagagtggggcaatcttagcctaattctcttattgattacgaaagtagctgagtagaattcttttgtgcattgcccatatatcccttggttaattattatttccctaatcctgagcttgttagaacatcaaggttacaatccccctgatctggcccatacttttatcatatagttttcactctaatcaattgctttcttttattccacatcattcagtctttgttgcttggattctattaattcacatactctagtgcctggtaattcacacaattacgtgccatagccccaatcctcagcggaacgacattacaccatttttacactcatcatttgtgctcatcaattATGCACTATTGTTATCTCAGTTGTAGTTGGGTAAGCCGTACCCTGTGCAACCACAAACATCTTGTCATCGAGACTATATAGTGCAAGgctacactttttttttgctctattgttaaaaatattatatatatatatatatatatatatatatatatatatatatatatatatatgttaggtttaaacttaaaagaaaataatagtttgaatatgaaataatttttaatattatcttaATTGTGGTTACTGGATATGCATCAATCGAATGACAGTTGCTTCGGGTCAGAGGTATATCACAAGGCGCATAAACACTTTGAAGAGTGCCAGCTGAAACTCCTTGTGGACATTGGCTTGCGGCTGACATGTTCTTCATCAATATATTGAGTTGCTGGGTGAGCATGTCAATCTTGGGTTGTACCTCTAACAATGTGGCTTGCCTACACTTTTCCAACATCTTTTGTACCTCAGCAGTAGGCGTAACTCCATTCGGTGTGTGCTGTTTCTGCTATGGTTTACCAAAAACTTGTCTGATGCTCGAGTACGAACCAACTCCTCTCATAGTTCCATGACCACGTTTCTGCTATGATGTATCAAGAGCCGATGTCAATATGTCATCATATCTGTTCGGTTGAAATGTGCCTTGACTAACTTCATCACATTTTTCTATCTGTTTCAACCAATAAGATAAAACCAAGTATTAGTATTTTTATGAATTTCATGTATTCTTATAACaaattgtttttaaataatacttaCAATTTTATGAAACACCTCATCTGTTTTCTCATTTGGAATGTAATAACTTCCTTCTTCTGACTTCTGAAGTTTTGCGCGTACCCAATCAAAACTGCGATCACTGGACAGTAATGACGAGCTAACAGAAGCACAAGAGGATTGTGAAGATAGAGGGTTTGCTATCATCCACTCCGATCGTTAACCCACATATCCAGCAGAACCTAGGAAGTAAGAAGTGTGAATGCTCATTGCATTCCTGACTCAACACCTATCATTTCAAtgatatgttaatattaataaaacactTGAACTAAAATTAATGAACtacttataataaaatgaaataaacataCCTGGAACTCCTCACTGTGGCGATGTGCAACAAACTGTGTCCATTGCGCTTCACTCAAGTAATCATAGAGTTGAACGGGAGATTCATAGAGTTTATGCTTATTGTCAAGATGCTCACGCTTCAACATACTTTTGAAATCTCTCCATCGCGTTGATGCAATTCTCATTACTATCTTCCTCTTTGGATCATCTTCAATGGAAAATTGTCCCTAAATAACAACATAAACATAAGCAATGACAATTTCTGATAAATATACGCATATCAATAGTTGACAATTAATATAAAGTTATTGGATACCTTAACATCGTTCCAAATTATATCTTTAAGTTCTTTATCTACATTGTGCCAACCTTCGATGTTGATAGAccacatatttaattatatttagcgCAAAAAATGCAATTTGTATAGACCACATATTTAATTAGATTCATGTGTATTTATATACAACTAGTACtccacccgtgcgttgcacggtaTAAATAAACGACCAAcgattttaatatataaaattattaatttgttggaTGCACAGGTTGTATCTAtaaacacacacagacacataTATATTGGTAACAtggagaaaaataatatatggtaaattacaaacaattaataaaatataaattttaaagatTATTAAACACCTCTTTATATACAACATTCGACGTTGAAGACACATACTCTCCATTGTCGTTACAAATAAGTAGTTTAAGACCTCTTGGATTGCTCACCCTAGACAAagcaacatataattgtccatgCACAAAAACTGGCTTTTTCAACAACAAACCAACTGTAGAAAGTGTTTGCCCTTGACTCTTGTTTATGGTCATTGCGTAAGACAACATTAGTGGAAACTGTCGTCGTTGGAATTTAAACGGTAACTTAGTATCTGACGGTGTAATAGACAATCGTGGAATCAAGACCCTTGTACCTGCATTTGTTCCAAATAGCACCTTAGCTTCCAACACATGATCAGCTAGTTTTGAAACAATTAACCTTGTCCCATTGCATAATCCAGCTGAATGATCTATATTTCGCAGTAACATGACTGGAGATCCAACTTTCAGAGTCAAGGTATGATTAGGTAAACCAGAACATTTCAAGCCATTTAGTAGCTCAGGTGTGTGTAGGCTAGCAATTGTCTCATTGGTGTTTTCAGTTGGGCAGATTGAATCGGAACTGTAATATGTTCTACATGCTGCAACATTCAGACTACTCATGTATTCATTAACCTCATCAACAATCTCAAGAGTTGGTGCTAAAATGGCACGGCCAAGCAAATAATTGTTGTCATTCTGATTTTCACGAAACATAGGAAATGTACTGTCGACAATCGCTTGGATTGGATCAGAATTTGGATTCAAGATATTTTCAGGTGGAATTTGGACCTCTGCATAGCCATCATTTTGTTCACCAACATTTCCATCACCTATTCCAGCAATCCAATTACTAAAATCGGATAGCATTCTCATTTCTTCATCCGAAGTTGCACCCTTCAACCTCAAATTCTTAGTTAGTCGCAAAACTTTACAGTGATGCCAGAGATAAGAAGAATTGATGCTCGCACCAACAATTTGTTGCCTACTACCCTTTGGTATAACAGGTAATATTTGACGAAAATCACCACTAAGGACAACTGTTTTCCCTCCAAATGGCAAAGTAGAACTCAAAGGATTTGAAAACCTCAACAGATCTCGCATCGTCTTATCCAAAGCTTCGAAGCAATGCTTATGCATCATAGGTGCTTCGTCCCAAATGATTAAACTGCATTTAGTGATTAGCTCGGCTAAATCACTCCCTTGCGATATATTGCAGGTCGAATCTTCATTAACAACAATTGGTATAGCAAACCTTGAGTGTGCTGTACGACCACCAGGCATCAATAACGAAGCAATCCCACTTGAAGCCACATTCAGAACGATCTGACGCTTTGAGCGTAAAGCAGCAGACAGCGTCTTCCACACGATTGTTTTCCCAGTACCACCGTAtccataaacaaaaaacaacccTCCATTGGGATTTGAAACTGAAGCCAAAACAGTGTCATAAACATATTTTTGTTCAGCAGTAAGTTTTCGAACCAAGTCCTCGTGTTCATTAGCCAACAAAAGACAATCGTAAGATAACTCTTCAAGCAGTAAACGATTGCCAGACACGTGTGCGGAAGACATGTCTGGAACCGGCATACTCGGATAAGAACTCAAACCCTTGCTCCAAGCAGACAATAGTTTGTCCAACTCAACCAATCCGTAGTTTTGCTTCGCGCTCTCTGATAGAACTAAATCTACAGATAACGGGCAGGAGTTAAATCtgataaacaaataaacaaatgaaaagTGTACTATTCTGACATGCTAGTCGGCAAATGAAGTTATTTACATGCATAAAAACTTTGTACCTGAATTATTTAGAATGCGGCGTTGTGTATATTCAGCATCATCACATAGGTGAGGCCAAACTACATGCCAAATTTTCTCAGGATGGCAAATTGAGTTTGAGTTGAGAAGggttacaaatagccgacgcaGAGCAGTGGGAGTTGACCATTGGCTAGCTTCAACTATTGCCTCAACATACTCTTTTTCATCTGAAATCAATCCACGAGCATAACATGCATCCCGGAAGCTCAAATATTCAATACCATTAACAGTACGAATGTCTTGAAAAGAGGTCGGGCAACGAACACAATTTAATAAACACCTAAGGTAAAAAATCTCACCAGTACCAGGTGGCACATAGAACATCCGACCTATAGAAAATCCTCTTTTCCTCGGCTGCCATTCACGTTCCTTTTTATTCCACACAAAAGAATTGGGCATTTCTCTATAAGTCAACATTCTAGCATTATGATATCGCTTATTAGCTTCAAACCATGCGAGGAACATACTATTCTTAATTGTTGGCCTTTCAAGGATCGCTGCAACAGAAACATCATCATCAAATACAATGCTTTGCTCATTAGGCAAGTGGAAGCTCAACCGCTCAACTGATGGATTGCgaaattggatgtcaaaactgAACAAACGCCATGCAGCTTCGCAAGGAGAAATGTACCGACAATCATAATACATATTAATCTCATCAATAACTGCACCATGTTCCTCACTTTCAGTGCTCTTATAAAATTGTGCAGTTACTCGATCATTACCTTTGTtaacatatttaaacaaatactTGATAGAGCGAGACTGGTTACACCACTCTACATTAATGTGCGCTCTATATCTCATCAACAAATATCTATTGTGGGGCACAACAAATCTATTATCCAATTCAACACCACTTTTAAGAACTGTATTACCATCATCTCTACGTCTATAAATAGGATATCCATTGCAATCAAACACCGAAGATTCTACAAATTTCTTAGGAAAGTGTTTTGAGCAA
It includes:
- the LOC116033274 gene encoding uncharacterized protein LOC116033274 — protein: MTENVPSNYIQLGSPVVSNVAQTSSNSYLHSTIEKEKTRSLILGIRYSPFRNQVAYYDIGDLVFKCQHCNALFWDDEKLSNGKVNGGPRYSGSLLPVDGNKPKFAQLYIHDPENEITNRLQSVRGSNDIKELHEDIVSDLQIALDENNVLVKSFRMARDAILKNERVDVKMKLIGKRIQDPQTYNLTSVSEVAAIIVGDLDPTLGERDILIETKSGVLKRISELNPAYLPLQYPILVPYGEDGYREDIPFHVERNIHNGARHSVSLREYLSFRIHERVNEISTFLYAKRLFQQFLVDGYTMVESGRLLYIRTHQQSLRCGSYKGLFDALTRGELDSRSQGRRIVLPSSFTGGARYMVQNYQDAMAICAWIGYPNIFITFTCNPKWPEIQRFLNRRNLNAEDRPDIMCRVFKMKLGALIKELRSGTVFGKIVAVEFQKRGLPHAHILLFVDRAQASNLADNVDSIISAEIPNKGSDTEYYTAIGEFMIHGPCGLVNKKSPCMIQGRCSKHFPKKFVESSVFDCNGYPIYRRRDDGNTVLKSGVELDNRFVVPHNRYLLMRYRAHINVEWCNQSRSIKYLFKYVNKGNDRVTAQFYKSTESEEHGAVIDEINMYYDCRYISPCEAAWRLFSFDIQFRNPSVERLSFHLPNEQSIVFDDDVSVAAILERPTIKNSMFLAWFEANKRYHNARMLTYREMPNSFVWNKKEREWQPRKRGFSIGRMFYVPPGTGEIFYLRCLLNCVRCPTSFQDIRTVNGIEYLSFRDACYARGLISDEKEYVEAIVEASQWSTPTALRRLFVTLLNSNSICHPEKIWHVVWPHLCDDAEYTQRRILNNSDLVLSESAKQNYGLVELDKLLSAWSKGLSSYPSMPVPDMSSAHVSGNRLLLEELSYDCLLLANEHEDLVRKLTAEQKYVYDTVLASVSNPNGGLFFVYGYGGTGKTIVWKTLSAALRSKRQIVLNVASSGIASLLMPGGRTAHSRFAIPIVVNEDSTCNISQGSDLAELITKCSLIIWDEAPMMHKHCFEALDKTMRDLLRFSNPLSSTLPFGGKTVVLSGDFRQILPVIPKGSRQQIVGASINSSYLWHHCKVLRLTKNLRLKGATSDEEMRMLSDFSNWIAGIGDGNVGEQNDGYAEVQIPPENILNPNSDPIQAIVDSTFPMFRENQNDNNYLLGRAILAPTLEIVDEVNEYMSSLNVAACRTYYSSDSICPTENTNETIASLHTPELLNGLKCSGLPNHTLTLKVGSPVMLLRNIDHSAGLCNGTRLIVSKLADHVLEAKVLFGTNAGWHNVDKELKDIIWNDVKGQFSIEDDPKRKIVMRIASTRWRDFKSMLKREHLDNKHKLYESPVQLYDYLSEAQWTQFVAHRHSEEFQVLSQECNEHSHFLLPSSSLLSSDRSFDWVRAKLQKSEEGSYYIPNEKTDEVFHKIIEKCDEVSQGTFQPNRYDDILTSALDTS